A region from the Ptychodera flava strain L36383 chromosome 10, AS_Pfla_20210202, whole genome shotgun sequence genome encodes:
- the LOC139141795 gene encoding aryl hydrocarbon receptor-like isoform X2, which produces MYAGRKRRRPVKRIPPNQGNVEVKSNPSKRHRDRLNKELDNLASLLPFEEDVIAKLDKLSILRLSVSYLRNKSFFQKVTPSYAGNKTISIANKDCYGNPSKTIPTIQQNGTLVEGEREMLLQALNGFVLVVASDGIIFYASPTIHDFLGFHQSDVMNQSVYEIIHTEDRNEFRRQLNHDFMMNAETHGSSSDILHSTESNSAIQMQEPTLSSERNFVTRFRCLLDNSSGFLALHFTGRVKVLHGQRRRHEDTGVVVEDHAPVGLFALACPLQPPSIIEIHTRNIIFRTKHKLDFKPISIDPRGIDYLGYNEREFSSETAYNMLHYEDLLYTAEQHGSLLKKGETGFIYFRLMTKHGSWLWVQAKGRVIFKNSKPDYIISTHRPMSDDEGTQHLTQRGSFRKFPFSGQSVLYNCNEPPRPPFIPPGADLPFPPAGDRLPNGRGQSKMSECFPHMKASNGSYLPNYEDCAVKVENMCFNADNTCTDQTLHTPMITDASPNHVTMATGMQEHDYRMGTQGYYGNAYSYSYSNDGFSYRNFYSTQQYSQDEHYNGDRHQTQNSFVQPLQGGLMIPTDSMMSSMHMNFYNTPNYRANNSEATGSPSANHQQDQNLVAMETRGQNVTPGTANQMSACQYQQVGFEDSKSGGSYTGDINSPASLPVKSTSEKCKSSSPSDGETLKGNSQYGYSSCCVNKSTNTVGSVWTTEKLPACADTYPSGYSNSVPYMQITASDGQCYANTPRETVEYSNQSLSSCTPELGTACNYGNTDTDTGSSTLTQPLISFSALADTLLGEK; this is translated from the exons AAGTCACACCAAGTTATGCAGGCAACAAAACAATCAGTATTGCAAATAAAGACTGCTATGGTAACCCGTCAAAGACAATACCGACCATTCAACAAAATGGTACTCTGGTTGAAGGAGAGAGGGAGATGCTATTACAG GCGTTGAATGGTTTTGTGTTGGTGGTAGCATCTGATGGAATTATATTCTATGCATCTCCTACCATCCATGACTTTCTGGGATTTCACCAG AGTGATGTAATGAACCAGAGTGTGTATGAAATCATCCATACAGAAGACAGAAATGAATTTCGTCGTCAACTCAACCATGATTTCATGATGAATGCAGAAACACATGGCAGTAGTTCCGATATTTTGCATTCAACAGAATCAAACAGTGCAATACAAATGCAGG AACCCACACTCTCTTCAGAAAGGAACTTTGTAACAAGATTTCGCTGTCTGCTTGACAACTCATCAGGGTTTTTG GCATTACATTTCACAGGTAGGGTTAAAGTTCTTCACGGTCAAAGAAGACGCCATGAAGACACCGGTGTAGTGGTAGAGGATCATGCACCAGTTGGTCTCTTTGCATTGGCCTGTCCATTACAACCCCCGTCAattattgaaatacatacaaGAAATATTATATTCCGCACAAAACACAAACTGGATTTCAAGCCAATTTCCATTGATCCAAG AGGCATTGATTATCTTGGATACAATGAGAGGGAGTTTTCCTCAGAAACGGCATACAACATGCTTCATTATGAAGATTTACTTTATACTGCAGAGCAGCATGGTAGCT TGCTCAAGAAAGGAGAGACTGGTTTTATTTATTTCCGCTTGATGACAAAGCATGGATCATGGCTGTGGGTGCAGGCAAAGGGAAGAGTTATATTTAAGAATAGTAAACctgattatattatatcaactcaCAGACCAATGAG TGATGATGAAGGTACTCAGCATTTGACACAGCGTGGTTCATTCCGAAAATTTCCATTCAGTGGACAGTCAGTACTTTACAACTGTAATGAGCCACCAAGACCTCCATTCATTCCACCAG GTGCAGATTTGCCATTTCCTCCAGCCGgagacagactgccaaatgGAAGAGGACAATCCAAGATGTCAGAGTGTTTTCCACACATGAAGGCTAGCAATGGTAGCTATCTGCCAAACTATGAAGACTGTGCCGTCAAAGTTGAAAACATGTGTTTTAATGCAGACAACACCTGTACAGACCAAACATTACATACACCTATGATTACAGATGCCTCGCCAAATcatgtaaccatggcaacagggATGCAGGAACATGATTATCGTATGGGAACTCAGGGTTACTATGGTAACGCGTACAGTTACAGTTACAGTAATGATGGTTTTAGCTACAGAAACTTTTACTCAACACAACAATATAGTCAAGATGAACATTACAATGGCGACAGGCACCAGACTCAGAATAGCTTTGTGCAACCATTGCAGGGTGGCCTAATGATTCCTACTGAttctatgatgtcatcaatgCACATGAACTTCTACAACACTCCAAACTACAGAGCAAATAACAGTGAAGCCACAGGTTCACCATCAGCCAATCACCAACAAGACCAGAATCTTGTCGCCATGGAGACAAGAGGTCAGAATGTCACTCCAGGCACAGCAAATCAAATGTCAGCATGTCAATATCAGCAGGTTGGGTTTGAAGATAGTAAGTCTGGTGGAAGTTACACAGGGGATATAAACAGCCCTGCCAGCCTGCCAGTGAAATCCACATCAGAGAAATGTAAAAGCAGCTCTCCATCAGATGGTGAGACATTAAAAGGAAACTCACAGTATGGTTATTCCAGTTGCTGTGTTAATAAATCAACCAACACTGTTGGCAGTGTATGGACAACAGAGAAACTGCCAGCATGTGCAGATACCTATCCCAGTGGATACAGTAATAGTGTTCCATACATGCAGATTACAGCTAGTGATGGCCAGTGCTATGCCAATACACCTCGT gAAACAGTAGAATACAGCAATCAGTCTCTGAGTTCTTGTACACCAGAACTAGGTACAGCTTGTAATTATGGTAACACGGACACTGATACAGGATCATCCACTTTAACACAACCTCTTATTTCATTCTCTGCATTGGCTGATACTCTACTTGGTGAGAAGTAG